From Micrococcus porci, one genomic window encodes:
- a CDS encoding siderophore-interacting protein — protein MSTEAMFVAHTRVVSTSQPCRGFRRIVLAGEDLEHASADLLGTLPPGVPDLHAIYRGSRPRRDAYVKVLVPPPGGVSADPDLSAGFRAGFTAVPEDERGWMRTYTVRSAGRTRVDGREVPALTIDVVLHGDPDDAADPHQGPGLRWARTVAAGESVNVLVPTGEAPAWAGWRDTGARRVLAVGDATAAPALLSVAEELADPFGGFDGEADLVLELPADAELADLIAERLAVPEPWDESRPLDVAEHGRVRLHVGRTAPGRPVGAWAQARLGALLGLSGTARAGVVGVDGVVEAPPAEGAAREWTLADLEPVTGVDRPDTYVFLAGESGMVRALRRLAVDGGDIPKKNVSFMGYWRQGQAES, from the coding sequence ATGAGCACCGAGGCGATGTTCGTGGCGCACACACGCGTGGTCTCCACGTCCCAGCCGTGCCGGGGGTTCCGGCGGATCGTGCTGGCCGGCGAGGACCTGGAGCACGCAAGCGCGGACCTCCTGGGCACCCTGCCGCCGGGCGTGCCGGACCTGCACGCGATCTACCGGGGCTCGCGCCCGCGCCGGGACGCCTACGTGAAGGTGCTCGTGCCCCCGCCGGGCGGGGTGTCCGCAGACCCGGACCTCTCCGCGGGGTTCCGGGCCGGGTTCACGGCCGTGCCGGAGGACGAGCGCGGCTGGATGCGCACCTACACGGTGCGCTCGGCCGGCCGCACCCGCGTGGACGGGCGGGAGGTGCCGGCGCTGACCATCGACGTCGTCCTCCACGGCGACCCCGACGACGCCGCCGACCCGCACCAGGGCCCCGGGCTGCGCTGGGCGCGCACGGTGGCCGCGGGCGAGTCCGTGAACGTGCTGGTGCCCACCGGGGAGGCGCCCGCGTGGGCCGGCTGGCGGGACACCGGCGCCCGGCGGGTGCTGGCCGTCGGGGACGCGACGGCGGCCCCCGCACTGCTCTCCGTGGCGGAGGAGCTCGCGGACCCCTTCGGCGGGTTCGACGGCGAGGCGGACCTGGTGCTGGAGCTGCCCGCGGACGCGGAGCTCGCCGACCTGATCGCCGAGCGCCTGGCCGTGCCGGAGCCGTGGGACGAGTCCCGCCCCCTGGACGTGGCCGAGCACGGGCGGGTGCGCCTGCACGTGGGCCGCACCGCCCCCGGGCGGCCGGTGGGCGCATGGGCGCAGGCCCGGCTGGGCGCCCTCCTGGGGCTGAGCGGGACGGCGCGGGCCGGCGTCGTGGGCGTGGATGGAGTGGTGGAGGCCCCGCCGGCGGAGGGCGCGGCCCGCGAGTGGACGCTGGCGGACCTGGAGCCCGTGACCGGCGTGGACCGCCCGGACACGTACGTGTTCCTGGCCGGGGAGTCCGGCATGGTGCGGGCGCTGCGGCGGCTGGCCGTGGACGGCGGGGACATCCCGAAGAAGAACGTCTCCTTCATGGGCTACTGGCGGCAGGGGCAGGCGGAGAGCTGA
- a CDS encoding ABC transporter ATP-binding protein, protein MTSSPPTPAAPSTAPAPALRLRGVELSYGPASAPPTVGPVDLDVPAGQVTAVIGANGCGKSTLLRGLTRQLPLRAGTVDVLGRDAAGMSARDYARTVALLPQQPVTPEGLTVAQLVERGRHPWRGLLGGRAAGDDAAVAAALARTGLVDLAARDAATLSGGQRQRAWLALVLAQQTPVVLLDEPTSYLDLAHQVEVLDLVRTLPDPRAVGARTVEAAGGVVGGGAGTEAGPPPRATVVAVLHELSLAARAADHVVAMAGGRVVATGTPAEVIVPEVLAEVFGLDADVVPDPLLGHPVVLPRGRGDRA, encoded by the coding sequence ATGACCTCCTCGCCCCCGACCCCCGCCGCCCCCTCGACCGCCCCGGCTCCCGCCCTGCGCCTGCGCGGCGTGGAGCTCTCCTACGGGCCGGCGTCCGCGCCGCCCACGGTGGGCCCCGTGGACCTGGACGTGCCCGCCGGGCAGGTCACCGCGGTGATCGGCGCCAACGGCTGCGGCAAGTCCACGCTGCTGCGCGGGCTCACCCGGCAGCTGCCCCTGCGCGCGGGCACCGTGGATGTCCTGGGCCGGGACGCAGCGGGCATGTCCGCGCGGGACTACGCCCGCACCGTGGCCCTGCTGCCGCAGCAGCCCGTGACCCCCGAGGGCCTCACGGTGGCGCAGCTCGTGGAGCGCGGCCGCCACCCCTGGCGGGGCCTGCTGGGCGGGCGCGCCGCCGGCGACGACGCCGCCGTGGCCGCCGCCCTGGCGCGCACCGGCCTCGTGGACCTCGCCGCCCGCGACGCGGCGACCCTCTCGGGAGGCCAGCGGCAGCGCGCCTGGCTGGCGCTCGTGCTGGCCCAGCAGACGCCCGTCGTGCTCCTGGACGAGCCCACCAGCTACCTCGACCTCGCGCACCAGGTGGAGGTCCTGGACCTCGTCCGCACCCTGCCCGACCCGCGGGCCGTGGGCGCCCGGACGGTGGAGGCGGCGGGCGGCGTCGTCGGGGGCGGGGCCGGAACAGAGGCCGGGCCCCCGCCCCGGGCGACCGTGGTGGCCGTCCTCCACGAGCTCTCCCTAGCCGCGCGGGCCGCGGACCACGTGGTGGCGATGGCCGGGGGCCGGGTCGTCGCCACGGGCACGCCCGCGGAGGTGATCGTCCCGGAGGTGCTCGCGGAGGTGTTCGGGCTGGACGCGGACGTCGTCCCCGACCCGCTGCTCGGCCACCCCGTGGTGCTGCCACGCGGGAGGGGGGACCGGGCATGA
- a CDS encoding iron chelate uptake ABC transporter family permease subunit yields MSARRETTTPGRRDAAPGGDAPETVRALRRADARRVAGVVLGLAVLTAGLMLLRVTWGTYQVTVPDLVRILGGERIAGASFIVWEEKLPRAVAATLTGAALGAAGALYRRTLRNPLASPDVLGTTAGAAAGVVLTLTASAGQAGGSSDLARAGAALLGALAAGAAVLLAARSVGGQRFVVAGVGVAAAGQAIVSGAMLSLSEHDLASATRWIAGSLNGVTWGRIGLLAAVLALALPAAGWLHRRLAPADVGDDLAHALGARPRTTAALALTVGAVLAAAATATVGPLSFVALLATPLALGLTRGRPSLPAAALTGAGIVLLADVLGTEALGLIADGAALPTGVLTGAAGAPLMLALLLRAGRSSEGTR; encoded by the coding sequence GTGAGCGCGCGGCGGGAGACGACGACGCCGGGCCGACGCGACGCCGCGCCGGGCGGGGACGCCCCGGAGACCGTCCGGGCCCTGCGCCGGGCCGACGCGCGCCGGGTGGCCGGCGTCGTGCTGGGCCTGGCGGTGCTGACGGCGGGCCTGATGCTGCTGCGCGTCACGTGGGGCACCTACCAGGTGACCGTGCCGGACCTCGTGCGGATTCTCGGCGGCGAGCGGATCGCCGGGGCCTCGTTCATCGTGTGGGAGGAGAAGCTGCCGCGCGCGGTCGCCGCCACCCTCACCGGCGCGGCCCTCGGCGCCGCCGGCGCCCTCTACCGGCGCACCCTCCGCAACCCCCTGGCCTCCCCGGACGTGCTGGGGACGACCGCCGGGGCCGCGGCCGGCGTCGTGCTGACGCTGACGGCCTCCGCCGGGCAGGCGGGCGGCTCCTCCGACCTGGCCCGGGCCGGGGCGGCCCTGCTGGGCGCGCTGGCGGCCGGTGCGGCGGTGCTGCTGGCGGCCCGCTCGGTGGGCGGGCAGCGGTTCGTGGTGGCGGGCGTCGGGGTGGCCGCGGCGGGCCAGGCGATCGTGTCCGGGGCCATGCTGAGCCTCTCCGAGCACGACCTGGCCTCCGCCACCCGGTGGATCGCCGGCTCGCTGAACGGGGTGACGTGGGGGCGGATCGGGCTGCTGGCCGCCGTGCTCGCGCTCGCCCTCCCGGCGGCAGGCTGGCTGCACCGGCGGCTGGCCCCGGCGGACGTCGGAGACGACCTCGCCCACGCGCTCGGCGCCCGGCCCAGGACGACCGCGGCCCTCGCGCTGACCGTGGGCGCCGTGCTGGCCGCCGCGGCCACCGCCACGGTGGGCCCGCTGTCCTTCGTGGCCCTGCTGGCCACGCCCCTGGCCCTGGGCCTGACGCGGGGCCGCCCGTCCCTGCCGGCCGCCGCCCTGACCGGCGCGGGCATCGTGCTGCTCGCGGACGTGCTCGGCACGGAGGCCCTGGGCCTCATAGCCGACGGCGCCGCCCTGCCCACGGGTGTGCTCACCGGCGCCGCGGGCGCCCCCCTCATGCTGGCGCTGCTGCTGCGCGCCGGCCGCTCCTCGGAAGGCACCCGATGA
- a CDS encoding FecCD family ABC transporter permease → MPSSPTRGALLFGLLPLALLLTAGLAALALGARPVPLTTTATTLQAMLAGEGVPAGVDAAAVASRVPRTLTAALVGAALAVAGAALQGATRNPLGDPGLLGLSAGASLATAIGLALGVSGSTFWVLALAAAGTLAAALLVYAVAAAASRGAGAGGAPTPIGLVLAGAAVTAGAGAVTTALLVLSPVVRDRFRFWAVGTVARADLGEAALLTPVIGLGIVLALAAARGLDALALGDDLAHGLGARPGRTRALLLAAVVLLTAAAVALAGPVGFVGLVVPHALRRLRPGGTRTLLIGSALWGAVLLVAADLLGRLVIAPAEIHLGVTTVLLGVPVLLVLLRRTGLGS, encoded by the coding sequence ATGCCCTCCTCCCCCACCCGGGGCGCCCTGCTGTTCGGGCTGCTGCCGCTGGCCCTGCTCCTCACGGCAGGGCTGGCGGCGCTCGCGCTCGGCGCGCGCCCCGTCCCCCTCACGACGACGGCCACCACCCTCCAGGCGATGCTCGCCGGGGAGGGTGTGCCCGCCGGCGTCGACGCCGCCGCCGTCGCCTCCCGGGTGCCGCGCACCCTGACGGCCGCCCTGGTGGGGGCCGCGCTGGCCGTGGCGGGTGCGGCCCTGCAGGGCGCGACCCGCAACCCGCTGGGCGACCCCGGCCTGCTGGGCCTGTCCGCGGGGGCATCCCTGGCCACGGCGATCGGCCTGGCCCTGGGGGTCTCCGGGAGCACGTTCTGGGTGCTGGCGCTGGCGGCGGCGGGCACCCTGGCGGCGGCGCTGCTGGTGTACGCCGTGGCCGCGGCGGCCTCCCGCGGGGCCGGCGCGGGAGGCGCGCCCACGCCGATCGGCCTGGTGCTGGCGGGGGCGGCCGTGACCGCCGGCGCGGGTGCGGTGACCACCGCCCTGCTGGTGCTCTCCCCCGTGGTGCGGGACCGGTTCCGGTTCTGGGCCGTGGGCACCGTGGCCCGCGCGGACCTCGGCGAGGCCGCCCTGCTCACGCCGGTGATCGGCCTGGGGATCGTCCTGGCGCTGGCCGCGGCCCGGGGCCTCGACGCGCTGGCCCTCGGCGACGACCTCGCCCACGGCCTCGGCGCCCGCCCCGGGCGCACCCGCGCCCTGCTGCTGGCGGCGGTGGTCCTGCTGACCGCCGCCGCGGTGGCGCTGGCCGGGCCCGTGGGCTTCGTGGGACTGGTGGTGCCGCACGCGCTGCGCCGCCTGCGCCCCGGCGGCACCCGCACCCTGCTGATCGGCTCCGCCCTGTGGGGCGCCGTCCTGCTGGTGGCCGCCGACCTCCTCGGCCGGCTGGTGATCGCCCCGGCAGAGATCCACCTCGGCGTCACCACCGTGCTGCTCGGCGTGCCCGTGCTGCTCGTCCTCCTGCGCCGGACGGGGCTGGGCTCGTGA
- a CDS encoding ABC transporter substrate-binding protein produces the protein MPQSPSRRSVLAAGGSGLALLLAACSTGPAGSSVPSSSPASSAGSAAASSSASGSAAYPLTVEHVYGTTEIPARPERVATVSWVNQDVALALGVVPVGVPAVEFGGNADKSTDWFDAKLKELGGPTPVQWSEADGIDAEAIAAVKPDVILAVYSGLTREDYDRLSKIAPVVAYPKDVPAFGTSWQQSTEVIGRVLGKEREAAALVADLERQIADAGAEEDGLAGASFIYGTLDPAAADQISIYTAADNRPKFLELLGMELAPVVAENAPEDGAFFFTWSPERADELESDVFVSWAASADVADAIEADPLLGAIPAVEKGGLVLQVDQQEVLSVSAISPLSIPYALEKVVPPIAEAARAAKG, from the coding sequence ATGCCCCAGTCCCCGTCCCGCCGCTCCGTGCTCGCCGCCGGCGGCTCCGGCCTGGCCCTGCTGCTCGCCGCGTGCTCCACGGGCCCCGCCGGGTCCTCCGTCCCCTCCTCAAGCCCCGCCTCCTCCGCGGGCTCGGCGGCCGCGTCGTCGTCGGCCTCGGGCTCCGCCGCGTACCCGCTGACCGTGGAGCACGTCTACGGCACCACGGAGATCCCCGCCCGCCCCGAGCGCGTGGCCACCGTCTCCTGGGTGAACCAGGATGTGGCCCTGGCCCTGGGCGTGGTCCCGGTGGGCGTGCCCGCCGTCGAGTTCGGCGGCAACGCGGACAAGTCCACCGACTGGTTCGACGCCAAGCTGAAGGAGCTCGGCGGGCCGACGCCCGTCCAGTGGTCCGAGGCGGACGGGATCGACGCCGAGGCGATCGCCGCCGTGAAGCCGGACGTCATCCTGGCCGTGTACTCCGGCCTCACCCGGGAGGACTACGACCGCCTCTCCAAGATCGCCCCCGTGGTGGCCTACCCGAAGGACGTCCCCGCGTTCGGCACCTCCTGGCAGCAGTCCACCGAGGTGATCGGCCGGGTCCTGGGCAAGGAGCGGGAGGCGGCCGCCCTCGTCGCCGACCTGGAGCGGCAGATCGCGGACGCCGGCGCCGAGGAGGACGGCCTGGCCGGCGCCTCGTTCATCTACGGCACCCTGGACCCAGCCGCCGCCGACCAGATCAGCATCTACACCGCCGCGGACAACCGCCCCAAGTTCCTCGAGCTGCTCGGCATGGAGCTGGCCCCCGTGGTCGCGGAGAACGCACCGGAGGACGGCGCCTTCTTCTTCACCTGGTCCCCCGAGCGGGCGGACGAGCTGGAGTCCGACGTGTTCGTCTCCTGGGCCGCCTCCGCGGACGTGGCCGACGCGATCGAGGCCGACCCGCTGCTCGGCGCCATCCCGGCCGTGGAGAAGGGCGGGCTGGTGCTGCAGGTCGACCAGCAGGAGGTCCTCTCCGTCTCCGCGATCTCCCCGCTGTCCATCCCCTACGCCCTCGAGAAGGTGGTCCCGCCGATCGCCGAGGCCGCCCGCGCCGCGAAGGGCTGA
- a CDS encoding ubiquinone/menaquinone biosynthesis methyltransferase translates to MSETSPSPLPRPASLAHDADHGARVSGMFDAIAGRYDLMNTVMTWGQEPRLVRRTVERANVPAAARVLDLATGTGDLALEILKQHPDAHVVAADFAPEMMEVGRTRPNGDRIEWVEADALALPFADGEFDSLTHGYLLRNVANIPAALAEQFRVLRPGGWVAALETSPAPDNLIKPFSSFYMHRIMPRLARLITDRAEAYEYLSSSTRAFHTPEEIAGMLADAGFVNIGHELHMFGTLATHWAMKPLD, encoded by the coding sequence GTGAGCGAGACCTCCCCCTCCCCCCTGCCGCGCCCCGCCTCCCTGGCCCACGACGCCGACCACGGCGCGCGCGTGTCCGGCATGTTCGACGCGATCGCCGGCCGCTATGACCTCATGAACACGGTGATGACGTGGGGGCAGGAGCCCCGCCTGGTGCGCCGCACCGTGGAGCGCGCCAACGTCCCCGCCGCCGCGCGCGTGCTGGACCTGGCCACCGGCACCGGCGACCTCGCCCTGGAGATCCTGAAGCAGCACCCGGACGCGCACGTCGTCGCCGCGGACTTCGCGCCCGAGATGATGGAGGTGGGCAGGACCCGCCCGAACGGGGACCGCATCGAGTGGGTGGAGGCGGACGCCCTGGCCCTGCCCTTCGCCGACGGCGAGTTCGACTCCCTCACCCACGGCTACCTGCTGCGCAACGTCGCGAATATCCCCGCCGCGCTCGCCGAGCAGTTCCGCGTGCTGCGCCCCGGCGGCTGGGTGGCCGCCCTGGAGACCTCCCCGGCGCCGGACAACCTGATCAAGCCGTTCTCCAGCTTCTACATGCACCGGATCATGCCCCGCCTGGCGCGCCTCATCACGGACAGGGCGGAGGCCTACGAGTACCTCTCCTCCTCCACCCGGGCGTTCCACACGCCCGAGGAGATCGCCGGGATGCTCGCCGATGCCGGGTTCGTGAACATCGGCCACGAGCTGCACATGTTCGGCACGCTGGCCACGCACTGGGCCATGAAGCCCCTCGACTGA
- a CDS encoding response regulator transcription factor, which translates to MAELRESLPDLTHQDGSPVRVLVADAEGLEADLLSMGYSLLGWETVVAKDTAAAVQEGTARRPDLALLDAGLPDGGGLEVLARLRAHWAEMPAIVLASPAEAEDRIAALLAGADDVVAKPFAVEEILLRSHHLVRRAGLNASTGEELVVGDLVMNTRTHEVTRGGDLIELTATQFNLLKFLMANVRTVLSKDRILQDVWGYDFGGRANIVELYISYLRKRIDAGREPMIHTVRGAGYVIRPAEG; encoded by the coding sequence ATGGCCGAGCTGCGCGAGTCCCTCCCGGACCTGACGCACCAGGACGGCTCGCCCGTCCGCGTCCTCGTGGCCGACGCCGAGGGCCTGGAGGCCGACCTCCTCTCGATGGGCTACTCCCTGCTCGGCTGGGAGACCGTCGTGGCCAAGGACACCGCCGCGGCCGTCCAGGAGGGAACCGCCCGCCGCCCCGACCTGGCCCTGCTGGACGCCGGCCTGCCCGACGGTGGCGGCCTGGAGGTCCTGGCCCGCCTCCGCGCCCACTGGGCCGAGATGCCCGCGATCGTCCTGGCCTCCCCGGCCGAGGCCGAGGACCGCATCGCGGCCCTGCTGGCGGGCGCGGACGACGTCGTCGCCAAGCCCTTCGCCGTCGAGGAGATCCTCCTGCGCTCGCACCACCTGGTGCGCCGGGCCGGGCTGAACGCCTCCACCGGCGAGGAGCTCGTGGTGGGCGACCTGGTGATGAACACCCGCACCCACGAGGTCACCCGCGGCGGCGACCTCATCGAGCTCACCGCCACCCAGTTCAACCTGCTGAAGTTCCTCATGGCCAACGTGCGCACCGTGCTCTCCAAGGACCGCATCCTCCAGGACGTCTGGGGCTACGACTTCGGCGGCCGCGCGAACATCGTGGAGCTCTACATCTCCTACCTGCGCAAGCGCATCGACGCCGGCCGCGAGCCGATGATCCACACCGTGCGCGGCGCCGGCTACGTGATCCGCCCCGCCGAGGGCTGA
- a CDS encoding WGxxGxxG family protein → MADIRKTATALTLSAAVLVGAGAPAATAAESSTAPATETATTAPASSQSPEPEQTEEKDDNGNWGLWGLAGLLGLAGLAGRGKKREVVHAQPVREAPRVQPTHTENHHVDTTRVQDGVRDAGHRAGGTDGTPGNGR, encoded by the coding sequence ATGGCTGACATCCGCAAGACCGCCACCGCCCTGACCCTGAGCGCCGCCGTGCTGGTCGGCGCCGGCGCCCCGGCCGCCACCGCCGCTGAGAGCTCGACCGCCCCGGCGACCGAGACCGCCACCACGGCCCCGGCCTCGTCGCAGTCGCCCGAGCCGGAGCAGACGGAGGAGAAGGACGACAACGGCAACTGGGGCCTGTGGGGCCTCGCCGGCCTCCTCGGCCTCGCCGGCCTCGCGGGTCGCGGCAAGAAGCGCGAGGTCGTGCACGCCCAGCCCGTGCGGGAGGCCCCGCGCGTGCAGCCCACCCACACCGAGAACCACCACGTGGACACCACCCGCGTGCAGGACGGCGTGCGCGACGCCGGCCACCGCGCCGGCGGCACCGACGGCACCCCCGGCAACGGCCGCTGA
- a CDS encoding ArgP/LysG family DNA-binding transcriptional regulator has translation MNSDHLRALAAAVDEGTFDAAAAWLGISGSALSQRIKALEGQTGQVLLTRTVPVRPTEAGERMLRLARQTLPLEEEALAALGRGTGRRAPLRVGVNADSLETWWTPVLREAATWDDVVLHLHAEDQGHTPELLRQGTVVAVVTDDPTPVTGCTVTRIGTMRYHAVAASFLLDLHRDAHGRVDVATMPVVDYGPRDGLQRTMLERAARGRVSVPRPPHHLVPSVGAYASAVGMGLGWGMLPTGQVPPELAAGSHPDLELVPELGTAEVPLYWQRWSAGTPALDRLTAAVTAAAPAG, from the coding sequence GTGAACAGCGACCACCTCCGCGCCCTGGCCGCCGCCGTCGACGAGGGCACCTTCGACGCCGCCGCGGCCTGGCTCGGCATCTCCGGGTCCGCCCTCTCCCAGCGCATCAAGGCCCTCGAGGGGCAGACCGGCCAGGTGCTCCTCACCCGGACCGTTCCCGTGCGCCCCACGGAGGCCGGGGAGCGCATGCTGCGCCTGGCCCGCCAGACGCTGCCCCTGGAGGAGGAGGCCCTCGCGGCCCTCGGCCGGGGCACCGGGCGCCGCGCCCCGCTCCGCGTGGGCGTGAACGCAGACTCCCTGGAGACGTGGTGGACCCCGGTGCTGCGCGAGGCCGCCACCTGGGACGACGTCGTCCTCCACCTGCATGCCGAGGACCAGGGCCACACCCCGGAGCTGCTCCGGCAGGGGACCGTGGTGGCCGTCGTCACCGACGACCCCACCCCCGTCACCGGCTGCACCGTCACCCGGATCGGCACCATGCGGTACCACGCGGTGGCCGCGTCCTTCCTCCTGGACCTCCACCGAGACGCCCACGGCCGCGTGGACGTCGCCACCATGCCGGTCGTGGACTACGGCCCCCGCGACGGGCTCCAGCGCACCATGCTGGAGCGCGCGGCCCGGGGGCGCGTCTCCGTCCCGCGCCCGCCCCACCACCTGGTCCCGTCGGTCGGGGCCTACGCGTCCGCCGTCGGGATGGGCCTGGGCTGGGGGATGCTGCCCACCGGGCAGGTGCCCCCGGAGCTCGCGGCGGGCTCCCACCCGGACCTGGAGCTCGTCCCCGAGCTCGGCACCGCCGAGGTGCCGCTCTACTGGCAGCGCTGGTCCGCCGGCACGCCCGCCCTGGACCGGCTCACCGCGGCCGTGACCGCGGCGGCGCCCGCCGGGTGA
- a CDS encoding LysE/ArgO family amino acid transporter, translated as MTVFSAGFLTYLALIVAIGAQTLFLLRQVVRGDRAWTAIGVCFLSDIVLLLAGAAGVGAAAERAPWLVPALTVAGVAYLVWFGVSALRSAHRGDRTLAGAAAEVEDDAWAPTAEEVAAMTGSLPVVAAGPDAGADAATAPAGTGGGVALRTRPVSTTAPASAAPRPALTPLPRLVLLCLSVSLLNPHAILDAVVMMGTFAQGYGADKWLYVAGAVASSALWFLVLGWGGAKLAPLMNTPRTWRIVDGAVGVVVLGIAGKVALTLF; from the coding sequence GTGACCGTCTTCTCCGCAGGCTTCCTGACCTACCTCGCCCTCATCGTCGCCATCGGCGCGCAGACCCTGTTCCTGCTGCGCCAGGTGGTGCGCGGGGACCGCGCCTGGACGGCCATCGGCGTCTGCTTCCTGTCGGACATCGTCCTGCTCCTGGCCGGCGCGGCCGGGGTGGGCGCCGCCGCCGAGCGGGCCCCCTGGCTGGTCCCCGCGCTCACCGTGGCGGGCGTGGCGTACCTGGTGTGGTTCGGCGTCAGCGCCCTGCGCTCCGCCCACCGGGGCGACCGCACCCTCGCCGGCGCCGCCGCCGAGGTCGAGGACGACGCCTGGGCCCCCACCGCCGAGGAGGTCGCCGCGATGACCGGCAGCCTGCCCGTCGTCGCCGCCGGCCCTGACGCCGGGGCCGACGCCGCGACCGCTCCGGCCGGGACCGGGGGCGGCGTCGCCCTCCGCACCCGCCCGGTCTCGACGACGGCGCCCGCCTCCGCCGCGCCGCGCCCCGCGCTCACCCCGCTGCCGCGGCTGGTGCTGCTCTGCCTCTCCGTCTCCCTGCTCAACCCCCACGCGATCCTCGACGCCGTGGTGATGATGGGCACCTTCGCCCAGGGCTACGGCGCGGACAAGTGGCTGTACGTCGCCGGCGCCGTCGCCTCCTCCGCCCTGTGGTTCCTGGTGCTGGGCTGGGGCGGCGCCAAGCTGGCCCCGCTGATGAACACGCCGCGCACCTGGCGGATCGTGGACGGCGCGGTGGGCGTGGTGGTGCTGGGGATCGCCGGGAAGGTCGCCCTCACCCTGTTCTGA
- a CDS encoding NUDIX hydrolase, giving the protein MTAPAARSDEPAEIRVSAVVIARPDRRVLTVRKAGTAVFMFPGGKHEPGETPLETAVRETREETGLRIRPDELVHLGAWDTPAANEPGMALHSEVFALWRPMARHEVPAADDEIAELHWMDPAAPAAPAGAGVAPLLLPVLARVAAQPLF; this is encoded by the coding sequence ATGACCGCTCCCGCCGCCCGCTCGGACGAGCCCGCCGAGATCCGTGTCTCCGCCGTGGTGATCGCCCGCCCGGATCGCAGGGTCCTCACCGTCCGCAAGGCCGGCACCGCCGTGTTCATGTTCCCCGGCGGCAAGCACGAGCCGGGCGAGACGCCGCTGGAGACCGCCGTGCGGGAGACCCGCGAGGAGACCGGCCTGCGGATCCGCCCCGACGAGCTGGTGCACCTCGGCGCCTGGGACACCCCCGCCGCCAACGAGCCCGGCATGGCCCTGCACTCCGAGGTGTTCGCGCTGTGGCGGCCCATGGCCCGGCACGAGGTCCCCGCGGCCGACGACGAGATCGCGGAGCTCCACTGGATGGACCCCGCCGCCCCCGCGGCGCCCGCCGGCGCCGGGGTGGCGCCCCTGCTGCTCCCCGTCCTGGCGCGGGTGGCGGCGCAGCCCCTCTTCTGA